The window GGGAAGAGGGTGCGGCCAGCGTGTCGCCCTGACCTCCTGTCAGGTTCAGTCACTACCGAACAAGTTTCAGCCACTTCTGGTCAAACTGTGTGCGTCACTTTTGGATGCGGCTTGGTTCTGGGATGATGACTAGGTACCGATCCCTTCCTGGAGGCTGCATAATCGCTTGCACTGTCGGAATTGAAGAATTCGTCATTTTGGAGCCTGGATGAAATCTGGGTTAAGGGAAGACTACCTCTCCAAGTATCGAGAATGTGAGGTCTCGTGGCTCAGATGGAATTGCGTCCGCATCAGGCTGAGGCGGTCGATAACGTCGTTCGCATTCTCGGTATGCCGCCCGGAGGTTGTATGCCTCCGGAGGGTCTGAGGACCCAGGTAATTGCCGCTACGGGATCCGGGAAAACCCTGATCGGCGCGGAATCAGCGCACCGGCTTGCGGCCCGGCGTGTGCTGGTTTTGGTGCCGACGTTGGACCTGCTGACGCAGATGGCCGGTGCCTGGCGTCGGGCGGGCCGGTCCGGAGCAATGCTCGGGGTGTGTTCCCTGCGGGCAGAGGAGAGTCAGGGGCTGCCGTGCACGACCGACCCCGACGAGCTGCTCGCGTGGATGTCTGGGCTGGAGACCGTCACGGTGTTCGCGACGTACGCCGCGGTCGGGCTCGGCATCCTCCAGCGCGCGCATGCCGCTGGCTTGGGTGTGTGGAGCCTGATGGTCGTGGATGAGGCCCACCGGACCAGTGGGGATGGTCTGAAGCCGTGGGCGGCGGTGCACGACCAGGCGCAGTTGCCTGCCGAGCGCCGGCTGTACATGACGGCTACTGCTCGCGTGTGGGAGGCGGAGGGTGAGCGGCCGCGGTTGGTGGCGTCGATGGAGGACGGTTCGCCGGTGTTCGGTCCGGTGGCGTACAAGCTGACGTTGTCCGAGGCGGTCGGTCGGGGCATCGTGGCGCCCTACCAGGTGCTGTGTCTCGACATCCGCGACCCCGGCCTCTACGCGGCGCTGAGCACGGAGGCCACCGGCTCCGATGCCGTGCGCGGGGCCCGGCTGGCGGCAGTGCAGACGGGGCTGATGCGCGCGGCGGTTGAGGAGCGTTTCCGGCGGGTGCTGTCGTTCCACAGCCGGGTCAGTGAGGCCGAGGCGATGGCGGTTTCGGTGCCGGCGGTCGCGGCGCGGCTCGCCGAGGATGACCCGGACACGTACCCGCCGGTGGGGCAGGTGTGGGCGGACTGGTTGTACGGCGAGCATGCTCCCGGGCACCGCCGTCAGGTGCTCGATGAATTCGCCTCTGACTTCCTCGGAGGGCCTGATCTTGAAGGCGTGAATGTGCGTGCAGAATTGCGGGTTCTTTCCTCGGTTCGTGTTCTCGGAGAAGGTGTTGATACTGCCGAGTGTGACGCTGTGCTTTTCTCGGATGCGCGCGGCTCGATGGTCGATATTGTGCAGATGGTTGGGCGTGCTCTGCGGCTGAATCCGGATCATGGAAAGCTCGCTACCTTGGTCGTTCCGGTGTTCCTTGGGCCGGGCGAAGATCCGAATGAGTTGCTCACTTCGGAGGCTTATACGGCCTTGAGTAAGATCCTTGGAGCTCTGCGGGCGCACGATGCGGAGACGATCGAGGCTCTCGCGGATCCTCGTCTGCGCAACAGCCGACCCGCCGCCGACGCTGACGGTGACGGTGGGGACGGTCTGCCGGTCGGTGAGGAGGACGACCAGGACGACGACGGTGACCGGGAAACGCAGCGGGTGTCCGAACGGGCTTCGGGGGTGCTGCGGTTCAGCGAGGAACGCGACCCGGCCGCGCTCAGCCGGTTCGTGCAGCTGCGGGTGATCGACCCGGAGGGCGCGTACTGGCGGCGCGGCATCGAGGCCGCCACCAGGTGGCTGCGGGAGACCGGCAACTCGGAGTTGAGGGTGCCGTTCACCTACGTCTCGCCGGAGGATTGGGGAGCCGTGAGCGCCCATCCGCTGGGGGCGTGGGTGGCGGATCAGCGCCGGTACTACGCGGCCGGGACGCTGGAGGCCTCGCGGGTCGCGGAGTTGGAGCGGCTGGGGATGGTGTGGTCGGTGCACGCGTCGGCGTGGGACGCCGGCCTCGAAGTCGCCCGCTCGTACGCGGCCGTGCACGGGCACTGTCTGCCTGCCGCGTCTGTCGTCTGGGAGTCGTTCCCGCTGGGGACCTGGATGAAGAATCAGCGCGGGGCGGCCCGGAAGACGGTGGAGAACGCCGCACGGCGTGAGGCCGGGGAAACGGGCGTCCCGTACGCCGGAGAGCTCTCTGAGAGTCGTCAGGAGGCTTTGACAGAGATTGATCCCGGGTGGTGCCCGGTGGCGTGGGAGATCGGATGGCAGCGCAACTATCGGTTGGCGCTCGCGCACGTGAAGGCCGGTGGCAGCCTCCCTGCGGGGGCGGGCGAGCTGGTCGTGCAGGGCGAGGACCTGGGGGCGTGGATCGCCGGGCAGCGGGTGGGGTGGGAGCGGCTGATGCCCGCGCAGCGGTACCTGCTGGAGACCCTCGGCATCGAGCCCGCAGGTGAGGGCGAGACGCTCGGGCCGGTGCGTCGGTCGCAGGACGAACGGTGGAACACCAACCTCGCGGCCGCCCGCCAGTTCCACGGCCGCGAAGGCCACCTGCGGCCCCCTCGTAAGCACGTCGAACT is drawn from Streptomyces umbrinus and contains these coding sequences:
- a CDS encoding DEAD/DEAH box helicase; protein product: MELRPHQAEAVDNVVRILGMPPGGCMPPEGLRTQVIAATGSGKTLIGAESAHRLAARRVLVLVPTLDLLTQMAGAWRRAGRSGAMLGVCSLRAEESQGLPCTTDPDELLAWMSGLETVTVFATYAAVGLGILQRAHAAGLGVWSLMVVDEAHRTSGDGLKPWAAVHDQAQLPAERRLYMTATARVWEAEGERPRLVASMEDGSPVFGPVAYKLTLSEAVGRGIVAPYQVLCLDIRDPGLYAALSTEATGSDAVRGARLAAVQTGLMRAAVEERFRRVLSFHSRVSEAEAMAVSVPAVAARLAEDDPDTYPPVGQVWADWLYGEHAPGHRRQVLDEFASDFLGGPDLEGVNVRAELRVLSSVRVLGEGVDTAECDAVLFSDARGSMVDIVQMVGRALRLNPDHGKLATLVVPVFLGPGEDPNELLTSEAYTALSKILGALRAHDAETIEALADPRLRNSRPAADADGDGGDGLPVGEEDDQDDDGDRETQRVSERASGVLRFSEERDPAALSRFVQLRVIDPEGAYWRRGIEAATRWLRETGNSELRVPFTYVSPEDWGAVSAHPLGAWVADQRRYYAAGTLEASRVAELERLGMVWSVHASAWDAGLEVARSYAAVHGHCLPAASVVWESFPLGTWMKNQRGAARKTVENAARREAGETGVPYAGELSESRQEALTEIDPGWCPVAWEIGWQRNYRLALAHVKAGGSLPAGAGELVVQGEDLGAWIAGQRVGWERLMPAQRYLLETLGIEPAGEGETLGPVRRSQDERWNTNLAAARQFHGREGHLRPPRKHVELINVDGGGEGEQEAVKLGAWLDNTRKRAAKLSPERRAQLASLGLEWAAQEGSA